The Pantoea trifolii nucleotide sequence ACCATTGAATCCCGCCTGAAAGCGCGTAAAGGTCACTTCTTCAAACCGCAGATGCTGGTGACGCAGTTCGCCACGCTGCAGGAACCCGGCGCGGATGAGCCCGATGTACTGGTGGTTGATATCAATCATTCACTGGATGAGGTAGTTGCGGCCACGGTTGCGACCATTGAGGGTGCAATCAACAAGGGTTAGTCATGAGTACCGCAACGCTAGTGTTAACCGCAGCAGGCTCTGTCCTGCTGCTGCTGTTTTTGGTGATGAAAGCGCGTATGCACGCCTTTGTTGCCCTGATGTTAGTCTCCATTGGTGCCGGTCTGTTCTCCGGCATGCCGCTCGATAAAATCGCTGAAACCATGGAAAAAGGCATGGGCGGAACGCTCGGCTTTCTCGCCATTGTGGTGGCGTTGGGCGCGATGTTCGGCAAGATCCTGCATGAAACCGGCGCCGTCGATCAGATTGCCATCCGCATGTTGAAAACCTTTGGTGAAAGCCGCGCGCACTATGCGATGGGCGTCGCCGGATTGATCTGTGCATTGCCGCTGTTCTTTGAAGTGGCGGTAGTGTTGCTGATCAGCATTGCGTTCGCCGTAGCGCGTCGTACCCAAGGTAATTTGGTTAAGCTGGTGATCCCGCTGTTTGCCGGCGTTGCGGCTTCTGCCGCGTTTCTGTTGCCGGGACCGGCACCGATGCTGCTGGCTGCGCAGATGCACGCCGATTTTGGCTGGATGATTCTGCTGGGCCTGTGCGCCGCGATTCCGGGCATGCTGATTGCAGGTCCGCTGTTTGGCAGCTTTATTGCGCAGCACGTCAGCTTTAGCGCACCGCCGGAAGATCATCAGCCGGAAGTGGAAGAGGGCAAACTGCCGTCGTTTGGCTTTAGTCTGGCGCTGATTCTGTTCCCGCTGCTGCTGGTGGGCCTGAAAACCATCGGCGCACGCTTCACTACGCCGGGTTCCCATCTGTATGAGTGGCTGGAGTTTATCGGCCATCCGTTCACCGCGATTTTGCTGGCCTGTCTGGTGGCGATTTATGGCCTGGCTTATCGTCAGGGCATGGATAAAGAGAAGGTGATGCAGGTGTGCGGCAGCGCGCTGCAACCGGCGGGCATTATTCTGCTGGTGATTGGTGCGGGCGGCGTGTTTAAGCAGGTGCTGGTGGATTCGGGCGTTGGCCCGGTTTTAGGGCATGCGTTGACCGGCGCAGGTATGCCGATTGCGCTGGCGTGCTTCATCCTTTCTGGCGCGATTCGCGTGATTCAGGGTTCGGCCACCGTGGCGTGTTTAACCACCGTCGGTTTAGTGATGCCGGTGATAGAACCGCTGCACTACAGCGGCGCGCAGCTGGCCGCGCTGTCGATCTGTATCGGCGGTGGCTCGATCATTATCAGTCACGTGAATGATGCCGGTTTCTGGCTGTTTGGCCGCTTTACCGGCGCCACCGAAGCCGAAACGCTGAAGACATGGACGCTGATGGAAACCATTCTGGGCACCACCGGCGCGATTGTTGGCATGATTGCGTTCAGTTTGCTGTCGTGATGTAAAACCAGCGCAATACATTGCGCCGCTACGCGATTTGTAGCGGCGCGATTCTGACCTTGTTAATCCTCTTCCCGCTCATCATCTGGTTGCCAGAATGTTTTCCTTAGAACGCATTATTCCTGATGCGAAAGGAACGGATGATACGATCCCATATTTCCAAAAGTTCAGAATCACTATAAGTCGGTGGAGAAAGTGCATGATTACTCAATGTCAGATCAAGATTGGGATGCCTGAAGTCCGCCGTTTTCTCATTAGCTATAGCGGTAAACAATAACTGTGCTGACGCGATATCGGGTGATTGTTCTGATGGAGCAGTGGCCAGCCATTCGCTGGCATCGAAACCGGCTATCTGCGTTTTACCCTTACGCAGCGTTCGGGCATTAACTTGATTCAGATAAGACTGAATTTCACCGCTTCGCTCCATCATGGTGGAACTTTCTTTTAATGCGTTATTACTCCAGACAACAAAAGAAAAGACCGAATTATGCGGATAGACAAAGGTAATATCTTCCTTCGGCGTCCCGCTCCCGTCGCGAATAAATCCTTCTGAAATACAGGTTCCTGGCTGCGTCGGAATTTCATTGTCTTTTCGCCCGCTCAGACGGGACATTAAGTCCTGTAACTCCGCCAGCTTCTGAGGCTTGGTGTTAAGAGAACTTATTCTTACGCCGGCATTGATGAAATCCTCCTTATCTTTTTGATATTTAGGATCAGATAAATCGATAATATCCTGGGTGAGCATAAACGCTACCCCGCCAACATACAGGTGCCCCTCCAGAGTGCGACCATATCCGCCCTCACTTCCGTTTCTATTACGGTCAAATATCACCGCATTTTCACTGACTCGATACACCTGCTTGAGAAAAGGCTGATCCATAGCATCAACTGTATGACTTTTTTCCAGCTCCTGCTCCCTCAGCCGTATACGCTGCTCAAACGCCGGCCGGTAGAGCCGCTTGCTGCTAATGCTGACCTCATTAATCTGGGCACGGTCCATCAGGGTATTTTCAAAAGAGGCAGGAACCTCAAACACGTAGCGCCCCATACACTGGGCTTTCGTGGTGGTAAACAGAGTATCGACCATACGTTTTTCCTTGTCCGTTAACGCCGGTGGCGTATGCACAAACGTCACATAGTTGTAAATATAGAATCCTGTCGCCAGCAACACTAAAGCCAGCGGGATAAGCAGCTCAAGCGGGAATTTTTTCATGGGGCCGGTACCTGCTGCACGATTTTCACCACCGAGCGGACCGTGAACACCAGGGCGTCTGACAGGTCGCTGTAAACCGAACGGGAGCGATCCACGGGGGCAACCGCATAAGCACCTTCATGATCAACATTAGTCGCCAGCACCCCATGAATACGAGGGGATGAGGTACGGATCGCCGAGACAGGCACTGTGCCGTCGCCGGGTGTCCCGGCGGAAATCAGCTCATGGGTTCTTAACGGGGACAGCTCAAGATGCTTTCCGGCATCCTTCCAGACTCTCTGCGCTTCTTTAACGCGCAGAGGGATCTTCTCTTTCCATGTCAGAAACGCGTCAGACTTATTGTCCGCACTCGCGCCGTAAAACAGCCAGGTCTGCGGGTGATATTTGCCATCCAATTTTTCAATAAACTCTTTCACTGGCTTCTTGATCCGATAAACAAAAGCCTCCCATTCACTGTTAGTATTCCCCAACAATAAATCCTGCTCACACAGCCGCCACCAGGCGGTTTTATTCAGGTAAATTTCCTCATACGGGTCATCCACCGGCAGGGACTGGCGGGGGCCGTTCCCCTCTATTTTCAGCCAGCCCGGACCATAAGCACTGCCCGGTAGAAGTTGTAGCGGTCCGGAGGACTGTGCCAGCACCGGCATCAGCTTTTCTGCGCTGTCGCCGATAATCATCCCGGTCACGCCGCGCTCACCGGTTTTCATGCGACGGTACGCCGCTGGCGAGCCGAGGTCCGGCATCACGCCGTGCACCATCCCCAGAATATTTTCCTGTCCATTCATGTTTTCTGAGTAGTGCCGGGCAACCAGCCCGCCCATCGAGTGGGTGATCAGAATGACTTTGTTCACCGCGAGACGGCCGTGATAATCACCCAGCACTTTGCTGATATACGCGCCCAGCAGCATCGCTGAGTCCGCATTGGACTGTAGCCAGTTGTAACCAAAAAAGTGCAGTGGGTATAAAAATCGGTGACTGTGGGCCGTTTCTACTTCTGTCAGCACCTGTTCTGCCGGTTCGTCACCGATTCTGACGCCGGTAAAACGCTGTCGTGCCGTCTGCAGCTGCGCCTCCCTGAAGTAATTATCCATCAGGATTTCGTCGTCGTTGAGCAGGTATTGCAGCCGGTCGAGCGCCTCCCCGTAGCTCTTGTAAAACGCGCTTCCCCATCCGCGATCCCGCCGTGAGGGGAATTTTTTTCCGTCAACGCTATCGTTAAGAATGGCCCCTCTGTCGTCAACTGTCGTGGTCTTCGGATCGAGCAAAAATTTCCTTTTATCCGGGCTGGCTAGCGTCCATTTTTTAAGCGACGAGGCACTAAACTGCCAGACTTCGCTCTGTTGGTTTTTTAGGTTTGATCCCATTACACCCGGAATAAATATTACCGGGATCACTTTTTCGGGCGGCACGAGGCATATCGCCAGGTGATTATTTTCTTTCGGTTGAGAAATTAACTCGTAGTAAAATTGACCGTTGTCATCCCAAATGGGGCGATGCCAAGATTGGTTTTTGTTGTCATCCATGCACTGAGGCTCCTGATATCTCCGTTGAAAACGGCAGAAGCCTCATAATACTCCGAACAGGACTTAACCCAAATAACCATTGTGTTAGTAGGTTATTTCAAATCAAGTGAACACAAAGTTTTAACCTAAATGTCCAGTCTGGTTTATGAACGGTAAGTCCTTCTAAAGATTCATTCGTTTCAGGAGTTTAATCCTCTTCCCGCTCATCATCCGGCTGATCCAAAACCGTGTACGCCACGGCGCAGAACAGCGAATTCAAACGCTTCATATCGCCCAGCAAGCCCAGATGCAGCGAACTGGTTTCGATGCTTTGCACGTTCTGCAGATGCAAACGCTCGACATGCGCGTGTGAGAAACGGCGAATCAGGATGCGGAAACGATGCTTGGAGCGGCGCAGGCGCTTGGCGCTGGTGACATCGTGCGACAGAAACACTGACAAACTCAGGCGCAGGTTATACAGCACCTGCTCCTGCAAGGTTTGCAGCTCCTCTAATCCCTCCGCAGAGAAGGCGCGGCGCGCGGTCAGCGACTTATCCGCTACGTCGGCACACATGCGTTCGATGATGTCGCCCGCCTGTTCAAGGTTGAGCGCCATCTCAATGATCTCCGCCCAGCGGCGTGAATCATCCTCCGGCAAGTCTTCTTTCGGCATACGCGCCAGATAGAGTTTGATGGCGGTGTAGAGCACATCAACATCATCATCCAGCCGCCGCACCGCGCGCTCTTCGCGCAGGTCGCCGTGCACCACTTTATTGAATGACTCAATCATCTGCTCGACCACATCGCCGATGCGCAGTGTTTCGCGTGAGGCATTAGCCAGCGCTAATGCGGGTGTATCGAGTGCGCTGCTGTCGAGGTGTTTGGGTTTCAGATGCGTTTCGTTTTCAGGATCATCGGCGATCATACGGCGGCACAGGCGCGCCATCGGATCGGCAAACGGCACCATGACCAAGCAGCGGATCAGGTTGTAGAAGACGTGGAAGAAGATGACCAGCTCTTCATCGTTGACCGGCATTTTATCCAGCACGTCGGCTACCACATTGACGAACGGCAAAATGGCGATGCTGCCAATCAGCTTAAACAGCAGGCTACCGAGCGCGACGCGTTTGCCCGCCGCGTTGGAGCCGCTGGCGTTGATCATCGCCAGCAAGCCGCTGCCGAGGTTGGCACCAATCACCAGACAGAGTGCCACTTTGAAGGAGATCACGCCGGTGGCGGTCAGCGTGGCGGTAATCAGTACCGCCGCAAGGCTGGAGTAACTGATGATGGCGAACACCGCGCCAATCAGCGCATCGAGCATCACGTCGCCGGTCAGCGTTGAGAACAGCACCTGAACGCCCGCCGCCTGAGTGATGGGTTTGGCGGCCGCCACAATCAGCTGCAGCGCCAGCAGAATCAGTCCGAGCCCAATACTGGCGCGGCCCAGCTGCCCAACGCGCGTTTGCTTGCGGCTGAGGAAGAACACCACGCCAAAGAAGATAAACAGCGGCGACAGCCACGACAAATCAAAAGTCAGGATGCGCGCCATGATCGCGGTCCCGACATCCGCGCCCAGCACCACCACCAGTGCGGGCGTCAGACTGACCAGATTCTGCGCCACAAAAGAGGTAACCAGCAGCGTGGTGGCGTTACTGCTCTGCACCAGCGCCGTGACGCCGATGCCGGCAAGAAACGCCATCGGTTTTTTTTCGACGCTGCGGCTGAGTACGCGACGCAGATCGGCACCGTAAACGCGCATGATGCCGGTTCGCACAATGTGTGTGCCCCACACCAGCAGCGCAACGGCGGAGAGTAGATTAAGCAGAGTTAACACGTATAGAGGCTCCTCATCCGTCAGGCTCAAATCACACCGATTGCCAGCCTGACGTTGAGCACAACCGGTAAAACCTTCGCCGCGTTGTGTCGCCTTTTTTCGTTTAAATTAAGCAACCTGGCGCAACGTCGACATCTCTAACTGTAGCCCAATCTGCATGCCAGCGGGATGCAAATCTGCCACGCTGCGATTGAGCACATCAACTGAGAGCTCTACATTTTGCGCGCGCACCCGATAGCGAATCACGTTGCCGAGCAAGCTATGGCTGAGGATGGTGGCGGGAATGCCAGCCTGCGGCGCGCACAGTTGGATTGACTCAGGGCGAATCGCGACCTGGCCGCTGAAAGCCTGTCCGGTCAGCTGCGTTGCCTGCTCGGCGCTCAGCAGGTTGTAGTTGCCAATAAAACCGGCGGCAAACACATCGGCCGGTTGGGTATAGAGCATTTCGGCGTTGCCGTTCTGCACGATCTTGCCCCGGTTCATCAACACGATGCGATCGGACATGGTCAGCGCCTCTTCCTGATCGTGGGTAACGAACAAGGTGGTGAGCTTCAGCTCGCGCTGAATATGGCGGATTTGCTCGCGCAGATGGCGACGAATGCGCGCATCCAGCGCCGACAGCGGTTCATCCAGCAGCAGCAAGCGTGGACGCGTCACCAGCGAACGCGCCAGCGCCACGCGCTGACACTGTCCGCCAGAGAGCTGATGCGGATAACGCCGCGCGAACTCGGTGAGTTCCACCAGCGCCAGCACCTCCATCACGCGCTTTTGAATCTCGCCGCTCGCCAGTTTCTGCATCTTCAGGCCAAACGCCACATTCTTCTCAACCGTCATGTTCGGGAACAGCGCGTAGCTCTGGAACACCATGCCGATGGTGCGCTTCTGCGGCGGCAGCGGCACGATATCCTGACCTTGCAGCAATACTTTGCCGCTATCGACGTCGGTCAATCCGGCGATGCAGCGCAGCAGCGTGGATTTGCCGCAGCCGCTAGGACCGAGCAGCGTGACAAATTCGCCTTCTTCGGCGCTGAAATCGATGTTTTCAAAAATGGCGGTTGGGCCGTAGCTTTTATTCAGCTGGGTGACGCTCAAATAACTCATGGTCAGCCTCGTTCAGGATTGAGGGCATTCGCCAGCCAGGTGACCAGCAGGACGACGGCAAAATAGGAGATCACCAGCGCGCTGGTGAAGTGGCCGCTGCCGTTGCGCATGTTAAACAGATACACCTGCAAGGTTTCATAGCGGGTGCCGACCAGCATATTGGCGAAAACAAACTCGCCAATCAGGAAGGAGAAGGAGAGCAGCACCGCGATAAACACGCCTTTACGCAGGTTCGGCAGCACCACAAACAGCGCCGCTTGCCAGGTGCTGGCACCGAGCAGCTGGGCGGCATCAATCAGCTCTTTCAAATTGATAGCCTGCATATTGTTGGAGATGGCGCGATAGATAAACGGCAAGGCGATGGTGAAGTAGCAGCCGATCAAAATCCACGGCGTGCCGGTGAGCATCAGCGGCGACGACGAATAGAGCTGCAGCAGACCGACCGACGAAACCACCGGCGGCACGGCGAAGGGCATCAGGATCAGCACGTTCATCACCGCATCCAGCTTCGGATAATAGTAAGCGATCACAAACATGGCAGGCAGCACCAGCACCAGCGAGAACAACAGCGCACCGCAGCAAACCAGCAGCGAATGACCGAGCGCGGTCAGGAAACGCGCATCGCTCCACAGCGCGCTAAGCCACTTCAGCGTAAAGCCCTGCGGCAGGATGGTGTCGCTCCAGCTGGTGGAAATGCCGTACAGTAAAGTAGCCAGCAGCGGCGCGGCTAAAATGGCCAGCAGCAGCCAGACAATCAGGCGATGATAAAATTTTTCCGCGCGCGACACGTGTAGCTCCTCAGGAAGGTTTGGCGTTGAGATAGCTGCGGCGCACCAGATACTGCTGCACCACGGTAATCAGCGCCATAATCAGCACCAGCAACATCGCCAGCGCGCCGCCGGTGTTGGGATCAAGCGAGATGTCGCCAGAGACCAGCGCGGCAATGCGTACCGGCACCACGTTAAAGTTGCCGGTAGTGAGCGCGTAAATGGTGGCGTAAGCGCCGAGCGCGTTCGCCAGCAAAATCACAAAAGTACCGAGCAGCGCCGGGAACAGAATCGGCAAACCGATGTGCCACCAATAGCGCCAGCGGCCTGCACCCAGCAGCGCGGCGGACTCTTGCCAATCCTGTCGCAAGCCATCAAACGCCGGATAGAGCAGCAAAATGCCGAGCGGGATTTGGAACCAGGTGTACACCAGCACCATGCCGTCACGCGAGAACAGTTTGAAGCCTTCCAGCACGCCGTAATGGCGCAGCAGCAGCGTCAGACAACCGTTCAGACCGAGCAGAATGACAAAGGCAAACGCCAGCGGTACGCCGGCGAAGTTGCTGGTCATGTTGGTAAATGACATCAAAAAGCGCTGAAAGCGGCCGCTGCCGAGCTGATGCAGCGAATATCCGGCAACCAGTGAGATCAGCAGGCCGTAAATGCTCGACCAGATGGAGATGTCGAGCGACAGGCGAAACGCCTGCAAATAGAACGGCGAGGTGAGGATATCGCTGTAGTTGTCGAAGCCCCAACGCTCATTGATGTCGCTCCAGAAGCTGTTGATGGCAATCCACAGCAGCGGCGCGAGCTGGAATGCCACCCAGAACAGCGCAAACGGCAGCAGCAATAGCGCGGCGAGCGTTTTGCCTTTCATTACTGCGGCTCCGCCAGTAACGCGCGACATAGCGGTTTGTCATGTTCGACGCCGAGCAAGGTGCACACGATGCCGCACAGTTCGGTCTGCTGCGGCTGGAGATCCGGCTGCAGCGAGAAACCTTTACCAAACACGAACAGCGGCACCTGGGTCTCTTCCGGCAAAATGCCGCCGTGCGAGCGGTCATCGTTCATGCCGTGATCGGCGGTGACAATCACCTGATAGCCAGCCGCCAGCCAGTCCGGCATCCACTGCGACAGATAACCATCGGCCATGCGCGCGCGGTTGCGATACTGCGGCGATGACAGGCTGTGCTTGTGTCCGGCATCGTCAATGTTCATCGGGTGGATCAGCAGGAAGTCAGGATCGTGCCGCAAACGCAGGCTTTCTGCGTCTTCAAACAGGTGGGAATCCGGATAACCGTCGTCCCAGTAAAAATGCCCATACTGAATCGGCAGATCGGGCGCGACCGTGTGGCGGTCGCGCGCCGCGTTGAACGGGGATTGATTGTAGAGCTCACTCACCCAGTGGTAGGCGGCCGCTGCAGTGGTGAGACCGGCGGCACGCGCGTAATGGAAGATGCTGCGCTG carries:
- the gntU gene encoding gluconate transporter; this encodes MSTATLVLTAAGSVLLLLFLVMKARMHAFVALMLVSIGAGLFSGMPLDKIAETMEKGMGGTLGFLAIVVALGAMFGKILHETGAVDQIAIRMLKTFGESRAHYAMGVAGLICALPLFFEVAVVLLISIAFAVARRTQGNLVKLVIPLFAGVAASAAFLLPGPAPMLLAAQMHADFGWMILLGLCAAIPGMLIAGPLFGSFIAQHVSFSAPPEDHQPEVEEGKLPSFGFSLALILFPLLLVGLKTIGARFTTPGSHLYEWLEFIGHPFTAILLACLVAIYGLAYRQGMDKEKVMQVCGSALQPAGIILLVIGAGGVFKQVLVDSGVGPVLGHALTGAGMPIALACFILSGAIRVIQGSATVACLTTVGLVMPVIEPLHYSGAQLAALSICIGGGSIIISHVNDAGFWLFGRFTGATEAETLKTWTLMETILGTTGAIVGMIAFSLLS
- a CDS encoding T6SS immunity protein Tli4 family protein, which codes for MKKFPLELLIPLALVLLATGFYIYNYVTFVHTPPALTDKEKRMVDTLFTTTKAQCMGRYVFEVPASFENTLMDRAQINEVSISSKRLYRPAFEQRIRLREQELEKSHTVDAMDQPFLKQVYRVSENAVIFDRNRNGSEGGYGRTLEGHLYVGGVAFMLTQDIIDLSDPKYQKDKEDFINAGVRISSLNTKPQKLAELQDLMSRLSGRKDNEIPTQPGTCISEGFIRDGSGTPKEDITFVYPHNSVFSFVVWSNNALKESSTMMERSGEIQSYLNQVNARTLRKGKTQIAGFDASEWLATAPSEQSPDIASAQLLFTAIANEKTADFRHPNLDLTLSNHALSPPTYSDSELLEIWDRIIRSFRIRNNAF
- a CDS encoding esterase/lipase family protein; translated protein: MDDNKNQSWHRPIWDDNGQFYYELISQPKENNHLAICLVPPEKVIPVIFIPGVMGSNLKNQQSEVWQFSASSLKKWTLASPDKRKFLLDPKTTTVDDRGAILNDSVDGKKFPSRRDRGWGSAFYKSYGEALDRLQYLLNDDEILMDNYFREAQLQTARQRFTGVRIGDEPAEQVLTEVETAHSHRFLYPLHFFGYNWLQSNADSAMLLGAYISKVLGDYHGRLAVNKVILITHSMGGLVARHYSENMNGQENILGMVHGVMPDLGSPAAYRRMKTGERGVTGMIIGDSAEKLMPVLAQSSGPLQLLPGSAYGPGWLKIEGNGPRQSLPVDDPYEEIYLNKTAWWRLCEQDLLLGNTNSEWEAFVYRIKKPVKEFIEKLDGKYHPQTWLFYGASADNKSDAFLTWKEKIPLRVKEAQRVWKDAGKHLELSPLRTHELISAGTPGDGTVPVSAIRTSSPRIHGVLATNVDHEGAYAVAPVDRSRSVYSDLSDALVFTVRSVVKIVQQVPAP
- a CDS encoding ABC transporter permease gives rise to the protein MKGKTLAALLLLPFALFWVAFQLAPLLWIAINSFWSDINERWGFDNYSDILTSPFYLQAFRLSLDISIWSSIYGLLISLVAGYSLHQLGSGRFQRFLMSFTNMTSNFAGVPLAFAFVILLGLNGCLTLLLRHYGVLEGFKLFSRDGMVLVYTWFQIPLGILLLYPAFDGLRQDWQESAALLGAGRWRYWWHIGLPILFPALLGTFVILLANALGAYATIYALTTGNFNVVPVRIAALVSGDISLDPNTGGALAMLLVLIMALITVVQQYLVRRSYLNAKPS
- a CDS encoding ABC transporter permease yields the protein MSRAEKFYHRLIVWLLLAILAAPLLATLLYGISTSWSDTILPQGFTLKWLSALWSDARFLTALGHSLLVCCGALLFSLVLVLPAMFVIAYYYPKLDAVMNVLILMPFAVPPVVSSVGLLQLYSSSPLMLTGTPWILIGCYFTIALPFIYRAISNNMQAINLKELIDAAQLLGASTWQAALFVVLPNLRKGVFIAVLLSFSFLIGEFVFANMLVGTRYETLQVYLFNMRNGSGHFTSALVISYFAVVLLVTWLANALNPERG
- a CDS encoding ABC transporter ATP-binding protein, with protein sequence MSYLSVTQLNKSYGPTAIFENIDFSAEEGEFVTLLGPSGCGKSTLLRCIAGLTDVDSGKVLLQGQDIVPLPPQKRTIGMVFQSYALFPNMTVEKNVAFGLKMQKLASGEIQKRVMEVLALVELTEFARRYPHQLSGGQCQRVALARSLVTRPRLLLLDEPLSALDARIRRHLREQIRHIQRELKLTTLFVTHDQEEALTMSDRIVLMNRGKIVQNGNAEMLYTQPADVFAAGFIGNYNLLSAEQATQLTGQAFSGQVAIRPESIQLCAPQAGIPATILSHSLLGNVIRYRVRAQNVELSVDVLNRSVADLHPAGMQIGLQLEMSTLRQVA
- a CDS encoding Na/Pi cotransporter family protein, which codes for MLTLLNLLSAVALLVWGTHIVRTGIMRVYGADLRRVLSRSVEKKPMAFLAGIGVTALVQSSNATTLLVTSFVAQNLVSLTPALVVVLGADVGTAIMARILTFDLSWLSPLFIFFGVVFFLSRKQTRVGQLGRASIGLGLILLALQLIVAAAKPITQAAGVQVLFSTLTGDVMLDALIGAVFAIISYSSLAAVLITATLTATGVISFKVALCLVIGANLGSGLLAMINASGSNAAGKRVALGSLLFKLIGSIAILPFVNVVADVLDKMPVNDEELVIFFHVFYNLIRCLVMVPFADPMARLCRRMIADDPENETHLKPKHLDSSALDTPALALANASRETLRIGDVVEQMIESFNKVVHGDLREERAVRRLDDDVDVLYTAIKLYLARMPKEDLPEDDSRRWAEIIEMALNLEQAGDIIERMCADVADKSLTARRAFSAEGLEELQTLQEQVLYNLRLSLSVFLSHDVTSAKRLRRSKHRFRILIRRFSHAHVERLHLQNVQSIETSSLHLGLLGDMKRLNSLFCAVAYTVLDQPDDEREED
- a CDS encoding alkaline phosphatase family protein; the protein is MKTILVVLDGLSNQVAQHAMGYLFAECAQGNGQYYTLTCELPSLSRPLYECILTGIPPVRSGIIHNGVSRLSNQRSIFHYARAAGLTTAAAAYHWVSELYNQSPFNAARDRHTVAPDLPIQYGHFYWDDGYPDSHLFEDAESLRLRHDPDFLLIHPMNIDDAGHKHSLSSPQYRNRARMADGYLSQWMPDWLAAGYQVIVTADHGMNDDRSHGGILPEETQVPLFVFGKGFSLQPDLQPQQTELCGIVCTLLGVEHDKPLCRALLAEPQ